In the genome of Deinococcus psychrotolerans, one region contains:
- a CDS encoding DHA2 family efflux MFS transporter permease subunit: MTTASAPSSPPVQPSAATGQLENWRAPLLILVIGAFMAVLDTSIVNVALPDMINVFGVDQAGIEWVSTAYTLALGVITPLSGWLGAKFGIRSMYVVALIIFTIGSGLCALSWSLNSMIAFRIVQAIGGGLIMPAVQAMMIRMVPRNQLGAAGGIFGMAILLAPAIGPTLGGYLVEFVDWRWIFTINLPVGVLAIFMALRGVPNVAPVHTEAFDWWGAGAIAVSLFSLLLATSEGTAWGWGSESIVLLLYTSAISMAFFIWWQLHIPHPLLNLRLFKYRSFAIANILLMVISISLFGVLFYLPVYMQSIRGLGAFQSGYLQLPPALLTGMVMPFAGRLYDKIGPRVLVPVGLLFIAMGMFFFRQLTIETAFFSIIWWNCVRSVGMGLAMIPTQSASVSEIPPMQAGQASAITNVINRLGGAFGVVLMVQLFDHYNHTEQAGYTNLLQQGNVAQQNTISTIMAKLQASGLDPAHAQAAFSALLQRQIGTTVFTNTFDIVMVVIALALVVCAVAATALKKGKVAAEPGHAAMD; encoded by the coding sequence ATGACCACCGCTTCCGCCCCCTCGTCTCCGCCTGTTCAGCCGAGCGCCGCCACCGGGCAGCTAGAAAACTGGCGAGCGCCGCTGCTTATTCTGGTGATCGGCGCGTTTATGGCCGTGCTCGACACCAGCATCGTCAATGTGGCGCTGCCAGATATGATCAACGTCTTCGGAGTAGATCAGGCAGGCATCGAATGGGTGTCTACCGCCTACACGCTGGCACTGGGCGTCATCACGCCGCTGTCAGGCTGGCTCGGGGCCAAGTTCGGCATCCGGTCTATGTACGTGGTGGCGCTGATTATTTTTACCATCGGCTCCGGGCTGTGCGCTTTGTCGTGGAGTCTCAACAGCATGATCGCCTTCCGCATCGTGCAGGCAATCGGCGGCGGCTTAATCATGCCTGCCGTACAGGCCATGATGATCCGGATGGTGCCGCGCAACCAGCTCGGCGCGGCGGGCGGCATCTTCGGCATGGCGATTTTGCTGGCCCCCGCCATCGGCCCCACGCTGGGCGGCTACCTGGTGGAATTCGTGGACTGGCGCTGGATTTTTACCATCAACTTGCCGGTGGGTGTGCTGGCCATCTTTATGGCGCTGCGCGGCGTGCCGAACGTGGCTCCGGTACACACTGAGGCGTTCGATTGGTGGGGCGCGGGCGCGATTGCCGTATCGCTGTTCAGCTTGCTGCTGGCCACTTCCGAGGGCACCGCTTGGGGCTGGGGATCGGAGAGCATCGTGCTGCTGCTCTACACCAGCGCCATCAGCATGGCCTTCTTTATCTGGTGGCAGCTTCACATTCCGCACCCGCTGCTCAATTTGCGCCTCTTCAAATACCGCTCTTTTGCGATTGCCAATATTCTTTTGATGGTGATCAGCATTTCCCTGTTCGGCGTGCTGTTTTATCTGCCGGTGTATATGCAGAGCATTCGCGGCCTCGGCGCATTTCAATCGGGGTATTTGCAATTGCCGCCCGCCCTCTTGACTGGCATGGTCATGCCGTTCGCGGGGCGTCTTTATGACAAAATAGGGCCGCGTGTCCTGGTTCCGGTAGGCCTGTTGTTTATTGCGATGGGAATGTTCTTCTTTAGGCAGCTCACCATCGAAACAGCCTTCTTTTCGATTATCTGGTGGAATTGCGTGCGCTCAGTCGGGATGGGCCTGGCCATGATTCCCACCCAGTCGGCCTCGGTCTCCGAGATTCCGCCGATGCAGGCGGGTCAGGCCAGCGCCATCACCAACGTGATCAACCGCCTCGGCGGGGCGTTCGGCGTAGTGCTGATGGTGCAACTCTTTGACCACTACAACCACACCGAGCAGGCCGGATACACCAACTTGCTCCAGCAGGGCAATGTGGCGCAGCAAAACACCATCAGCACCATCATGGCCAAGCTGCAAGCCAGCGGCCTCGATCCGGCCCATGCTCAGGCCGCTTTCAGCGCTCTGTTGCAGCGCCAAATCGGCACCACCGTCTTTACCAACACCTTTGACATCGTGATGGTCGTCATTGCGCTGGCGCTGGTAGTCTGCGCGGTGGCAGCGACTGCACTTAAAAAAGGCAAGGTGGCGGCTGAGCCGGGTCACGCGGCGATGGACTGA
- a CDS encoding TolC family protein, with translation MKRIPLLPLAVLPLTLMLSFAGAAKAQNALTLASALNQSAAQPSVTAARAALVTAQSDYAKAKADPLATKVTLLKAQQAYDLAVANVKAADAQADSQIVMAYTQVLEAQDAVKLTRAGLDLAQKGAQVAQTQYEKGGGTQISAQVAQNQVQAAQQAANVTEDGLALATANLRSLVGAFTAVAPIPASSLPASVGANTVEDVLGRNPTLIQAQQSAAALQLQVNLLDPLAVSASQINTLKTQLQQVQSGAATAERGFRIQTQALYNSYLQAGKNRAVKQAALQNADKQLSADQDRFAKGLISQLSLLQSQIAEQQAALAKEQADDAALSAYYALVAGPGGVGGVGAGGR, from the coding sequence ATGAAACGAATCCCCCTGCTTCCCCTTGCCGTTTTGCCGCTCACCCTGATGCTCAGCTTCGCAGGCGCGGCCAAAGCCCAAAACGCTCTGACGCTGGCCAGCGCACTGAACCAAAGCGCCGCCCAGCCGAGTGTCACCGCCGCCCGCGCCGCGCTGGTGACGGCCCAAAGCGACTACGCCAAAGCCAAAGCCGATCCGCTGGCGACCAAAGTCACTTTGCTTAAAGCCCAGCAGGCTTACGACCTCGCAGTGGCCAACGTGAAAGCGGCAGACGCGCAGGCTGACAGCCAGATCGTGATGGCCTATACCCAGGTGCTCGAAGCCCAAGACGCCGTGAAACTGACCCGCGCCGGACTGGATCTGGCCCAGAAAGGCGCTCAAGTGGCCCAGACCCAGTATGAGAAAGGCGGCGGCACCCAGATCAGCGCTCAGGTGGCCCAGAATCAGGTGCAGGCCGCCCAACAAGCTGCCAACGTGACCGAAGACGGCTTGGCCCTCGCCACCGCCAACTTGCGGAGCTTGGTCGGCGCTTTCACGGCGGTGGCCCCAATTCCGGCCAGCAGCTTACCCGCCTCGGTGGGCGCGAACACCGTGGAAGACGTGCTGGGCCGCAACCCCACCTTGATTCAGGCCCAGCAGAGCGCGGCGGCGCTGCAACTGCAAGTCAACTTGCTCGACCCGCTGGCAGTCTCGGCCTCACAGATCAACACCCTCAAAACCCAGCTTCAGCAAGTTCAGTCCGGCGCGGCCACCGCCGAGCGCGGCTTCCGGATTCAAACGCAAGCACTTTATAACAGCTACTTGCAAGCGGGCAAAAACCGCGCCGTCAAGCAGGCCGCCCTCCAAAACGCCGATAAGCAGCTGAGCGCCGACCAAGACCGCTTTGCTAAGGGTCTGATTTCGCAGCTTTCTTTGCTGCAAAGCCAGATCGCCGAGCAGCAGGCCGCGCTCGCCAAAGAGCAGGCCGACGACGCGGCCCTGAGCGCCTACTACGCGCTGGTGGCCGGGCCGGGCGGAGTCGGAGGAGTGGGAGCGGGCGGACGCTGA
- a CDS encoding TolC family protein yields the protein MKWLIVSAALLGPAQAQTETAAPPVPPTAPTVPTSAPAITPLSQFFAPLQQYPSLVQARLALQAAQIQQNGADFPVSGSVSGGLSDILNADSLPAVCATSPLALLTSPCAPVGGNTGTLNLAIRATPYPVGDTAARQQQAALATEQAQLGYRSAVAALEAQALLAAQRETLSRSTVSLAQQVQATAQLALQAAQNRLQGGGATLTDVQQAQLVLAQAASGAAQAQENLALAQATLKDLTGNADAPNLPAVLPPTNGLPVSVRHAQFGLRRAQITQAQVSWNALPNVQASYTHYTSDTAGVGLSLDSRNLSPAVTFTYSPRPPPLNRVRDQVSLGINFDASASILSAPELAQNAVNQAQAGIDAARRQADLQLSALNAALTQAQRGQQLAQQALSLAQQQQQNALTRQDLGLSAPLDIAQAALTTYQAQLALNQAELVVTDATTKFYSFFALPLDSADQKAASTQP from the coding sequence TTGAAATGGCTCATTGTCAGCGCTGCCTTGCTCGGCCCGGCACAGGCCCAGACCGAAACGGCAGCTCCACCCGTGCCGCCCACAGCTCCCACAGTCCCGACCTCAGCACCCGCCATCACCCCGCTCAGCCAGTTTTTTGCGCCGCTGCAACAGTATCCCAGCTTGGTGCAAGCTCGGCTGGCGCTGCAAGCGGCCCAGATTCAGCAAAACGGCGCAGACTTTCCGGTGAGCGGCTCGGTGTCGGGCGGCTTGTCTGACATCTTGAATGCCGACAGCCTGCCTGCCGTGTGCGCCACCTCGCCGCTGGCGCTGCTGACCAGTCCGTGTGCGCCAGTGGGCGGCAACACCGGCACGCTGAATCTGGCGATTCGGGCCACACCTTACCCGGTGGGCGACACGGCGGCGCGGCAACAGCAGGCCGCCCTCGCCACCGAACAGGCCCAGCTTGGCTACCGCTCGGCGGTGGCCGCTTTGGAAGCGCAAGCGCTCTTGGCCGCTCAGCGCGAAACCCTGAGCCGCAGCACCGTGAGTCTGGCCCAGCAGGTGCAGGCCACCGCCCAGCTCGCCCTGCAAGCCGCCCAAAACCGTTTGCAAGGTGGCGGCGCGACCCTCACCGACGTGCAGCAGGCCCAATTGGTGCTGGCCCAAGCCGCCAGCGGCGCGGCGCAGGCACAAGAAAACCTGGCGCTGGCTCAGGCCACCCTCAAGGACTTGACCGGCAACGCCGACGCGCCCAATTTGCCCGCCGTGTTGCCGCCCACCAACGGCCTGCCCGTCAGCGTCAGGCATGCCCAGTTTGGGCTGAGGCGTGCCCAGATCACTCAGGCGCAGGTCAGTTGGAACGCGCTGCCGAATGTGCAGGCCAGTTACACCCACTACACCTCCGACACCGCTGGAGTGGGTCTGTCGCTGGACTCACGCAACTTGTCGCCTGCAGTGACCTTTACCTATTCGCCGCGCCCGCCGCCACTGAACCGGGTGCGCGATCAGGTGAGTTTGGGCATCAACTTCGACGCTTCGGCCAGCATTCTGAGTGCGCCGGAATTGGCTCAGAACGCGGTCAATCAGGCGCAGGCAGGCATAGACGCCGCCCGCCGCCAAGCGGATTTGCAACTCTCAGCGCTCAATGCCGCGCTAACGCAGGCGCAAAGAGGTCAGCAACTGGCCCAGCAAGCCCTCAGCCTCGCCCAGCAGCAGCAGCAAAACGCCCTCACGCGTCAAGACCTTGGCCTCAGCGCTCCGCTGGACATCGCGCAGGCCGCGCTGACCACCTATCAAGCGCAGTTGGCGCTGAACCAAGCCGAACTCGTGGTCACCGACGCCACCACCAAGTTTTACAGCTTCTTCGCCCTGCCTTTGGACAGCGCCGACCAAAAAGCCGCTTCCACACAGCCTTAA
- a CDS encoding MarR family winged helix-turn-helix transcriptional regulator has translation MKHFHPENSYSPEEVDSGQLEALLTLVSEFGRVKFSSQDIAPPWSRRMQAQLQAAGLSDVAGPEQMGLLWQFYRSHRMLGGVSNEGQRMSEVSGRLGIPLSSASRTVDLLVQRGLLSRRSDDHDRRIILVSVTPLGQAVYAIFDDAFRHHLAGLLSQLTPDERGQLLHIGTRVFEIWSRAVKGEAAELT, from the coding sequence GTGAAACATTTCCACCCTGAAAACAGTTACAGCCCAGAGGAGGTGGACTCAGGACAGCTCGAAGCGCTGCTGACGCTGGTGAGCGAGTTTGGGCGCGTGAAATTCAGCTCGCAGGATATTGCTCCGCCGTGGAGCCGCCGGATGCAGGCGCAGCTTCAAGCGGCCGGGCTGAGTGACGTGGCCGGCCCTGAGCAGATGGGGTTGCTGTGGCAATTTTACCGCTCACACCGGATGCTCGGGGGCGTCAGCAACGAAGGGCAGCGCATGAGCGAAGTCAGCGGGCGACTCGGGATTCCGCTGAGCAGCGCCAGCCGCACGGTCGATCTGCTGGTGCAGCGCGGCCTGCTGTCACGCCGCAGCGACGACCATGACCGCCGGATCATCTTGGTGAGCGTCACGCCGCTGGGCCAAGCTGTCTACGCCATTTTTGACGACGCCTTTCGCCACCACCTTGCTGGACTGCTCAGTCAACTCACGCCGGACGAGCGCGGCCAACTGCTGCACATCGGCACGCGGGTCTTTGAAATCTGGAGCAGGGCAGTCAAAGGTGAAGCGGCTGAATTGACGTAG
- a CDS encoding SDR family NAD(P)-dependent oxidoreductase, translating into MNPLTSKRVTVITGAAQGIGRRAAELCAERGDALALLDLQASPLPAGADAISLEGDLSDEGVVLAHTQAIMQRWGRVDALVNNAGISFITPAEDTTATNFKRVLDVNLTAPFLLCRELGKVMLSQRGGSIVNVASVAGLLGIIDRAAYNASKHGLIGLTRTLAAEWGARGVRVNAVCPGWVKTEMDIHDMGSGAYTDADIKGRVPMGRFASPDDIARAILYLTDPAQSPFVNGVSLSVDGGWASDGSWEQLRRGKQAL; encoded by the coding sequence ATGAATCCTCTCACTTCAAAGCGCGTAACGGTCATTACTGGCGCGGCGCAGGGCATCGGGCGCAGGGCGGCAGAGCTGTGCGCCGAACGCGGCGACGCTTTGGCCCTTTTGGATTTGCAGGCCTCTCCCCTGCCCGCCGGAGCCGACGCCATTTCGCTTGAGGGCGACCTCAGCGACGAAGGGGTGGTGCTGGCCCACACGCAGGCGATTATGCAGCGCTGGGGGCGGGTAGACGCGCTGGTCAACAATGCCGGGATCAGCTTTATTACGCCCGCCGAAGACACCACGGCCACAAATTTTAAGCGGGTGCTGGACGTCAACCTGACCGCGCCGTTCTTGCTGTGCCGCGAACTCGGCAAGGTCATGCTCTCGCAGCGTGGCGGCAGCATTGTCAACGTGGCCTCGGTGGCGGGACTGCTGGGCATCATTGATAGGGCGGCTTACAATGCCAGCAAACACGGCTTGATTGGCCTGACGCGCACGCTGGCCGCCGAGTGGGGCGCACGCGGGGTGCGGGTCAACGCGGTGTGTCCCGGCTGGGTCAAAACCGAGATGGACATTCATGACATGGGATCGGGCGCATACACCGACGCCGACATCAAGGGCCGGGTGCCGATGGGCCGCTTTGCCTCACCCGACGATATCGCGCGGGCCATTTTGTATTTGACCGATCCGGCGCAGAGTCCGTTCGTCAATGGCGTGAGCCTCAGCGTGGACGGCGGCTGGGCTTCGGACGGCAGTTGGGAGCAATTGCGGCGCGGCAAACAAGCACTTTAG
- a CDS encoding dihydrolipoamide acetyltransferase family protein has translation MRDLTLPTLAESVVEGEILAWLVEEGDIIEEGQPVLEVMTDKVTVELPAPFGGKVVKRMVSVGDIVPVHGVLAQVEEILDGVVASKPETTQLAPSPIPDAPTQDSEAEIELDAERSIIEGSAAHQSDPNKAKAAFAGFSKGGKSGATAVATKPAPAAPQPVAAAQPTTKGLSETTPAPGQVRAVPSARRLARELGISIAEVLGSGPNGRIRSGDVHAHASAPASAPVQVQAPAQMQAPLPAKTSSTDWPPPAPPVYRTPAGYESRETRTPLRGVRRATSQGLLAATLHSAQTHTIEELDCTGLMALRDELKADAQKQGVKLSYLPFFLKAASLTLREFPAVNSSLDTASGEVVYKDFVHLGMAVNTEGGLVVPVIRDVDRKGLLTLAREISELAEKARSNTLKPAEMSDATFTVSNIGSVGSMMGVPIVSPPAAGIMSVHSIVKRAVVVEENGADVIAIRPMMYLTLSFDHRLVDGADAARFLKKVLWLLEKPSRLVLGD, from the coding sequence ATGCGTGATTTAACGCTGCCTACTTTGGCCGAATCGGTGGTTGAAGGCGAAATTTTGGCTTGGCTGGTAGAAGAAGGCGACATCATCGAAGAAGGCCAGCCTGTGCTGGAAGTCATGACCGACAAAGTGACGGTGGAGTTGCCCGCCCCGTTTGGTGGCAAGGTCGTCAAGCGGATGGTCAGCGTCGGCGACATCGTGCCGGTTCACGGCGTGCTGGCGCAGGTGGAAGAAATTCTAGACGGTGTGGTGGCGAGTAAACCCGAAACCACCCAACTCGCCCCCTCCCCAATCCCCGACGCGCCCACTCAGGACAGCGAAGCCGAGATTGAACTCGACGCCGAGCGCAGCATTATTGAAGGCTCAGCCGCCCACCAGAGTGACCCGAACAAAGCCAAGGCGGCGTTTGCGGGATTCAGTAAGGGCGGCAAGTCGGGCGCAACAGCGGTGGCGACCAAGCCCGCGCCCGCCGCGCCCCAACCTGTTGCCGCCGCACAGCCCACCACCAAGGGCTTATCCGAAACCACGCCTGCGCCCGGACAGGTGCGGGCCGTACCTTCGGCGAGGCGGCTGGCCCGCGAACTGGGCATTTCTATTGCGGAAGTGCTCGGCAGCGGCCCGAATGGCCGGATTCGCTCCGGCGACGTGCACGCCCACGCCAGCGCTCCAGCGAGTGCGCCGGTTCAGGTTCAGGCTCCGGCCCAAATGCAAGCGCCACTGCCAGCCAAAACCAGCAGCACCGACTGGCCCCCGCCTGCGCCGCCGGTTTACCGCACGCCTGCCGGATACGAAAGCCGCGAAACCCGCACCCCGCTGCGGGGCGTGCGCCGCGCCACTTCGCAGGGCTTACTAGCCGCCACGCTCCACAGCGCCCAGACCCACACCATCGAGGAACTCGACTGCACCGGCCTGATGGCCCTGCGCGACGAGCTCAAAGCCGACGCGCAAAAGCAGGGCGTCAAGCTCTCTTACCTGCCGTTTTTCCTCAAGGCGGCCAGCTTGACCCTGCGCGAGTTTCCGGCGGTCAACAGCAGCCTAGACACCGCGTCGGGCGAAGTGGTCTACAAAGACTTCGTACACTTGGGCATGGCCGTCAATACTGAGGGCGGTTTGGTGGTGCCGGTCATCCGCGACGTAGACCGCAAGGGCCTGCTGACCCTGGCCCGCGAAATCAGCGAGTTGGCCGAAAAAGCCCGCAGCAACACGCTCAAACCCGCTGAGATGAGCGACGCCACCTTCACGGTGTCCAATATCGGCTCGGTGGGTTCGATGATGGGTGTACCGATTGTCTCGCCTCCGGCAGCAGGCATCATGTCGGTGCACAGCATCGTCAAGCGGGCAGTGGTCGTGGAAGAAAACGGCGCGGACGTGATCGCCATTCGGCCGATGATGTACCTGACGCTGAGCTTCGATCACCGCCTCGTGGACGGCGCAGACGCGGCCCGTTTCCTGAAAAAAGTCCTGTGGCTGCTCGAAAAACCTTCCCGGTTGGTGTTGGGCGACTAA
- a CDS encoding thioesterase family protein → MKEIPEGHTAELSILVTDSMTVNFEELGAGHPVYATYWIAKHFEEAGRKLLLPFLEEGDGGIGTNVSVEHTASALPGMRVSVTAVAVKTEGRRLYADLRAISELGDVVATGQTVQYITQATKLEHGFDTLRQRWNEYQQEEKHHA, encoded by the coding sequence ATGAAGGAGATTCCCGAAGGCCACACCGCCGAACTCAGTATTCTCGTGACCGACAGCATGACCGTGAATTTTGAAGAACTCGGCGCGGGGCATCCGGTTTACGCGACGTACTGGATCGCCAAGCACTTTGAGGAAGCCGGACGCAAACTGCTGCTGCCTTTTTTGGAAGAAGGCGACGGCGGCATCGGCACCAACGTCAGCGTCGAGCACACCGCTTCGGCGCTGCCGGGAATGCGGGTGAGCGTCACGGCGGTGGCCGTCAAGACCGAGGGGCGGCGTCTATACGCCGATCTGCGGGCCATTTCCGAACTCGGAGACGTGGTGGCCACCGGACAGACCGTGCAGTACATCACTCAGGCCACGAAACTCGAACACGGCTTTGACACGTTGCGGCAGCGCTGGAACGAGTACCAACAAGAGGAGAAGCATCATGCGTGA
- a CDS encoding alpha-ketoacid dehydrogenase subunit beta, whose product MTVAAERQAAQEQIKTMTMVAAVNDALRVALERDDKVMLFGEDVGMGGVFRASDNLQNLFGEERVFNTPLSEAGIMGLAVGLGIAGEKPIAELQFAGFIYPALEQINAQIGRYRQRTQGNFPLSMVVRAPYGGGIHSPEMHADSPEGLVAAVPGVKIVIPSTPYDAKGLLLAAVDDPDPVFFFESIKLYRSVKGEVPTGHYTVPLGKARIAREGDDCTVLCYGGMVEICEEAAVAAAAAGVNVEVVDLRSIVPLDFEAISESVKKTGRVVIVHEAARRMGFGAELSARIAEELIEYLHAPITRVTGWDAPYPPFTAAEHMYRPDAARVAAGIRKVLDY is encoded by the coding sequence ATGACCGTTGCCGCCGAGCGCCAAGCTGCACAAGAACAAATCAAAACGATGACGATGGTCGCGGCTGTCAACGACGCCCTGCGCGTCGCCTTGGAGCGCGACGACAAAGTCATGCTGTTCGGTGAGGACGTCGGGATGGGCGGCGTCTTCCGGGCCAGCGACAACCTGCAAAACCTCTTCGGTGAGGAGCGGGTCTTCAATACCCCGCTAAGCGAAGCCGGAATCATGGGCCTCGCCGTGGGTCTGGGCATCGCGGGCGAAAAGCCGATTGCCGAACTTCAATTTGCCGGTTTCATTTATCCGGCCCTAGAGCAGATCAACGCCCAGATAGGCCGCTACCGGCAGCGCACTCAGGGCAACTTTCCGCTGAGCATGGTGGTGCGTGCGCCCTACGGCGGCGGCATCCACTCGCCGGAAATGCACGCCGACAGCCCCGAGGGCTTGGTGGCGGCGGTACCGGGCGTCAAGATCGTGATTCCCAGCACCCCCTACGACGCCAAAGGTCTGCTGCTGGCCGCCGTGGATGATCCTGATCCGGTGTTTTTCTTCGAGAGCATTAAACTTTACCGCTCGGTGAAAGGCGAAGTGCCCACCGGTCACTACACCGTGCCGCTCGGCAAAGCCCGAATTGCCCGTGAGGGCGACGACTGCACCGTGCTGTGCTACGGCGGCATGGTGGAAATCTGCGAAGAAGCAGCGGTGGCGGCGGCGGCGGCGGGCGTGAACGTCGAAGTGGTTGACCTGCGCAGCATCGTGCCGCTGGATTTTGAAGCGATTTCCGAGAGCGTCAAGAAAACCGGACGGGTGGTCATCGTTCACGAAGCGGCCCGCCGGATGGGATTCGGCGCGGAGTTGTCGGCGCGAATCGCCGAAGAACTGATCGAGTACCTGCACGCCCCAATCACCCGCGTGACCGGCTGGGACGCGCCGTATCCGCCGTTTACAGCTGCCGAGCACATGTACCGTCCCGATGCGGCGCGGGTGGCAGCGGGCATCCGTAAGGTGCTGGATTATTAA
- the pdhA gene encoding pyruvate dehydrogenase (acetyl-transferring) E1 component subunit alpha: MTAALTLPPDPRLEGTLSVLSPSGELLRPDLVPSDEILLKLYNGMRRARVFDDRAMVLQRQGKLGVYPCFGGMEATQVGAALALQDGDWVLPTYRGTALAMMRGMTLAQILLAWRGHPAGYQVDPKLHILPFYIPIANQIPHTAGIALAEKRRGTGLLAMSFIGDGGTSEGDFHVGVNFAGAFCAPAIFVIENNGWAISTPTSVQTAAKNLASRAEGYGMPGIRVDGNDVLAMYHVTREAAERARRGEGPTLIEAITYRILPHTSSDDPKRYRQETEADAWRGRDPGMRLRAYLESRGMWSEEQEQDVMKGMEAEIKAAMLEADQAAPIEPEALLEHIYAEPLAEMKDQLAEIRALEALK; the protein is encoded by the coding sequence ATGACCGCTGCCCTAACACTGCCGCCCGATCCACGTTTAGAAGGCACCCTCAGCGTCCTCTCGCCCTCCGGCGAACTGCTGCGCCCCGACTTGGTGCCAAGCGACGAAATTCTGCTCAAGCTCTACAACGGCATGCGCCGCGCCCGCGTTTTTGATGACCGGGCGATGGTCTTACAGCGCCAAGGCAAACTCGGCGTTTACCCATGCTTCGGCGGCATGGAAGCCACCCAGGTGGGCGCGGCGCTGGCCCTACAAGACGGCGACTGGGTACTCCCCACTTACCGAGGCACGGCGCTGGCCATGATGCGCGGCATGACGCTGGCCCAGATTTTGCTGGCTTGGCGCGGCCATCCGGCGGGCTATCAAGTCGACCCCAAGCTCCACATCCTGCCGTTTTACATTCCGATCGCCAACCAGATTCCACACACGGCGGGCATCGCCTTGGCTGAAAAGCGGCGCGGCACTGGCCTGCTGGCAATGTCCTTCATCGGCGACGGCGGCACCTCCGAGGGCGACTTCCACGTCGGCGTCAACTTCGCGGGGGCGTTTTGCGCTCCGGCCATCTTCGTGATCGAAAACAACGGCTGGGCCATCAGCACACCGACCAGCGTTCAAACGGCGGCCAAGAACCTCGCTTCACGCGCCGAGGGCTACGGCATGCCGGGTATTCGGGTCGACGGCAACGACGTGCTGGCCATGTATCACGTCACCCGTGAGGCCGCCGAGCGTGCCCGCAGAGGCGAGGGGCCGACCCTGATCGAAGCCATCACCTACCGGATTTTGCCGCACACCAGCAGCGACGATCCCAAGCGCTACCGCCAAGAAACCGAAGCCGACGCCTGGCGCGGACGCGATCCTGGCATGCGGCTCAGGGCGTACCTCGAAAGCCGGGGAATGTGGTCGGAGGAGCAGGAACAAGACGTCATGAAGGGCATGGAGGCCGAGATCAAAGCCGCCATGTTGGAAGCCGACCAAGCCGCGCCCATTGAGCCGGAAGCCTTGCTGGAACACATTTACGCCGAGCCGCTGGCCGAGATGAAAGATCAACTCGCCGAGATTCGGGCACTGGAGGCCCTCAAATGA
- a CDS encoding IclR family transcriptional regulator, which yields MLTTVAKAFQVLSLFTPTRPVWGATSVAAELGLKKSTAHDLLGSLAELGMLHRQGGQYTAGLKLLSLARSAEGTFPWLDATRREMVTLAAQTGEAIHLSTLQGYRLLDLEEVQGVGAVRVVFDSQMPPHCTAMGKVLLSDVPPEELARLTSNYNLRALTPNSITTADELHGELARVAEQGYAYDVEEVYEGVCCIAVPVRSERGKTLASISVSAPAFRFYKHKDELRSAVLAAGARLSSALSSPTPSISAHSTSAHSSPPSNRA from the coding sequence ATGCTTACGACCGTTGCCAAAGCCTTTCAGGTGTTGTCTTTATTTACCCCGACCCGTCCGGTCTGGGGCGCGACCAGTGTGGCGGCAGAACTCGGTCTTAAAAAATCCACCGCCCATGATCTGCTGGGCAGCCTCGCCGAACTGGGGATGCTGCACCGGCAGGGTGGGCAGTACACCGCTGGCCTCAAGCTGCTGAGCCTTGCCCGCAGCGCTGAGGGCACTTTTCCGTGGCTGGACGCCACCCGCCGCGAAATGGTGACGCTGGCGGCTCAAACGGGTGAAGCCATTCACCTCAGCACCTTGCAGGGCTACCGCCTGCTCGATTTGGAAGAAGTGCAGGGCGTCGGGGCGGTGCGGGTGGTGTTCGACAGCCAAATGCCGCCGCACTGCACCGCTATGGGAAAGGTGCTGCTCTCCGATGTACCGCCGGAAGAATTGGCCCGCCTGACCAGCAATTACAATCTGCGGGCGCTGACGCCCAACTCGATCACCACCGCCGACGAGCTGCACGGCGAACTGGCGCGGGTGGCCGAGCAGGGCTACGCCTACGACGTGGAAGAAGTCTACGAAGGCGTGTGCTGCATTGCCGTGCCGGTACGCAGTGAGCGCGGCAAAACGCTGGCCAGCATCAGCGTTTCGGCTCCGGCTTTCCGGTTTTACAAGCACAAAGATGAGCTAAGAAGCGCCGTGCTGGCTGCCGGAGCGCGGTTGTCATCGGCCCTGAGCAGCCCCACTCCCAGCATTTCAGCCCACAGCACCTCGGCACACAGCAGCCCCCCTTCAAACCGCGCTTAG